The sequence TTTCACCATTTTGTTTGAACTGAATGATTCAGAAAATTTAGGTTTTTTCTTCAGAAGAATATCTGGATGTTTTTTCAAGAGAAGATGTACGGTAGTTCCTTTTCCTGCCCCCTCACTTTGAATAGATATTGTCCCATGATACATTTCAATGACCCGTTTTACTATTGCAAGTCCAAGTCCATGAGATCCTCGTTCATGGCGGGAATTATCCGCCCGGTAAAATTCTTCAAAAATCCTTGTGATATGTTCTAATTCAATACCTATTCCTTCATCTTTAATGATGATTTCAATTGAATCCTGGTAATTATTAGCACTTATCTGAACATTTCCATCAATAAATGAATATTTTATGGCATTGCCGATAAGGTTTCCAAAAATAGTTTCAATATGAACAGGAGACATTTTCACTGAGTATTCAGATAGGATTGAATTTGTTATATGTAGACTTTTTTGATGGATGAGATATGCATTATCACTAATAATCTGATTTACCAGTTCTGAAATATAAATATCCTGTATATCTGAGATCATATACAGACTATTCATCTGGGCCAGATCAAGAATTGTAGTCACCAGTTTTCTGATGGTGGCAACGTCCTCAATCGAATTATCTAAAAGTTCACATAGTTCTGGATCATCGATCTTTTTTCTAATGTATGGAAGGATAGCAACAAGAGGAGTTAAGGGGGTTTTTAGATCATGGCCGATTATCTGAATGAACTCATCCTTTTGTTTTAATAATTGATCTATCTGGACTGTACGTTTTCTAACTCTGTTGTCTAGATCACGATTCATGTCAAGGAGTTGAGTTCTCATGGCATCAAGTTCCATGGTCTTTTCTTCAAGTTCGGTAGCATATTTCATTAAATGGTTTTCAACGTCTTTTCTCTCAGTAATGTCTTGTATAATCCCAAAAGAACCGTGAATAATCCCTTTTTTTATAAGGGGTTTCCCTTTAATCCGAAGGTATCTGAATTTTTTTTCCATAAGGTTTATTCTGAATTCAAAATCAAATTCAATCCCTTGATCGACTGCACGGGGAAAAAAGGATAATAATTTATCTAAATCCTGAGGGATGGTCCGGGATGTAAAATCATGAATGGTAACTATGTTTTGTTCCTGTGATAACCCAAGAAGAGCAAATATTTCTGGCGAAACTCTGAACCGCTCCAGGTGAATATCATATGACCATACTCCCATTCGTGCAATTTTCTGAGCTTGTTCTAATTTCCATTCAATATCGGTAAGTAGATCCCCATATTGTTTTCTTCTGGAAATGTCTCTGATAACCCCTTCGATACCTTGTAATAATCCATCGTCATCATATATGAGCCGACAACTAATGGATGAGTAAATGCTCCTATTGTCATATGTCCGGAGCTGAATATCATAGTCTTTAATTTTTTCTCCGCTGATGATTTCTGAAAGAAAAATGGGCCAGTATTCAGGTGAATGGATTAATTCTTCAAAAGATGTTCCTTCAAGTGATTGAGATGACGGATATCCAAGGTTTTTAGCCATAGACGAACTGACACGAATCAGGATTCCTGATTTATCAGTCATAAAATACATGTCACCAATCTGATCGATCAGACTTTGAAACTTTTCTTCGCTTCGGACAAGATTATCTTCAACTTGACGTCGGGCAAGTTTCGTTTCTATTACTCCTGCCAGAATCATAAGAGCGGTCTGTTCAGTCTGGCTCCATTCTCTTATTTCTCTATCCCAAAGCAGAAACATACCATATAGGTAAATACCTTGAATTAATGGAATAATTAACGCTGATTCAGATTTTCTTTTGTCGAATAAATATTTTAACTGCCCGGATACTTTTGGTTTTTTCAATACAATAGGCGTATGTGATACAAGGATCTGTAATAGTGAAGAAAGAGCAGAATCCTGGTTTACATTATTTATATCAGTACCAATGAGGAACCCTTTTTTCTTTGACCAGAAATACCGCTCCTGAATAGAAGTATATGGTCCTAATCCATCGATTTCCATATACGAACAATACTGGATATTTGTTATGAGTCCAATCCTGCTCATTACCTGTTGAATTTGCTCTTCAGGGTGATCGTAAAGATGGTCTGATTTGGTAATATCCTGAATTATTTTGAGTATCTCGTTA comes from Methanospirillum hungatei and encodes:
- a CDS encoding sensor histidine kinase, which translates into the protein MIPPLQNGSFFSKSIYYPLIQNLPGPACITDSNFQILATNKKFLEIFSSKHAISQYSTIKPLFQKNHPFSGIQEEFKKIIEGNKSHSIQIIHFQSETYHEKWYKILITSIPNPEKEIILLISGCDITDECNLKTEQTRINEILKIIQDITKSDHLYDHPEEQIQQVMSRIGLITNIQYCSYMEIDGLGPYTSIQERYFWSKKKGFLIGTDINNVNQDSALSSLLQILVSHTPIVLKKPKVSGQLKYLFDKRKSESALIIPLIQGIYLYGMFLLWDREIREWSQTEQTALMILAGVIETKLARRQVEDNLVRSEEKFQSLIDQIGDMYFMTDKSGILIRVSSSMAKNLGYPSSQSLEGTSFEELIHSPEYWPIFLSEIISGEKIKDYDIQLRTYDNRSIYSSISCRLIYDDDGLLQGIEGVIRDISRRKQYGDLLTDIEWKLEQAQKIARMGVWSYDIHLERFRVSPEIFALLGLSQEQNIVTIHDFTSRTIPQDLDKLLSFFPRAVDQGIEFDFEFRINLMEKKFRYLRIKGKPLIKKGIIHGSFGIIQDITERKDVENHLMKYATELEEKTMELDAMRTQLLDMNRDLDNRVRKRTVQIDQLLKQKDEFIQIIGHDLKTPLTPLVAILPYIRKKIDDPELCELLDNSIEDVATIRKLVTTILDLAQMNSLYMISDIQDIYISELVNQIISDNAYLIHQKSLHITNSILSEYSVKMSPVHIETIFGNLIGNAIKYSFIDGNVQISANNYQDSIEIIIKDEGIGIELEHITRIFEEFYRADNSRHERGSHGLGLAIVKRVIEMYHGTISIQSEGAGKGTTVHLLLKKHPDILLKKKPKFSESFSSNKMVKVDERAKTQGHDR